The following coding sequences are from one Alosa alosa isolate M-15738 ecotype Scorff River chromosome 3, AALO_Geno_1.1, whole genome shotgun sequence window:
- the eef1akmt1 gene encoding LOW QUALITY PROTEIN: EEF1A lysine methyltransferase 1 (The sequence of the model RefSeq protein was modified relative to this genomic sequence to represent the inferred CDS: deleted 2 bases in 2 codons) — protein MSDSDDDVPQLSAATLAALQEFYDDQKMGQGQATDIYAVGAVEEDWGMSQFWYNEETALRLAEEAIQQAGKGGRIACLSCPSVYQRLKKNDLEGINDVTAVVLEYDRRFAVYGDEFVFYDYNNPLSLPESIGPQSFDFVLADPPYLSEECLSKVAITVKFLTKGKTLLCTGAIMEEHAKKLMALKMCNFLPKHSHNLANEFRCYTNYESTLLS, from the exons ATGAGCGACAGCGACGATGATGTCCCTCAGCTGTCTGCGGCCACACTGGCGGCTCTGCAGGAGTTCTACGATGACCAGAAGATGGGTCAGGGACAGGCCACAGACATCTACGCGGTCGGGGCTGTGGAGGAGGACTGG GGAATGAGCCAGTTTTGGTATAATGAAGAGACAGCT CTGCGGCTAGCAGAGGAGGCCATACAGCAGGCTGGCAAAGGGGGCAG GATAGCATGCCTCAGCTGCCCAAGCGTGTACCAGCGGCTGAAAAAGAACGACCTGGAGGGCATCAACGATGTGACTGCTGTTGTGCTGGAATACGACCGCCGGTTCGCGGTGTACGGTGACGAGTTCGTCTTCTACGACTACAACAACCCACTCAGCCTACCGGAGAGCATCGGTCCACAAAGCTTTGACTTTGTCCTCGCC GATCCACCCTACCTGTCGGAGGAGTGCCTCAGTAAGGTGGCCATCACGGTCAAGTTCTTGACCAAGGGAAAGACCCTGCTCTGCACAG GAGCCATCATGGAGGAGCATGCAAAGAAACTCATGGCTCTGAAGATGTGTAACTTCCTGCCCAAGCACAGCCATAACCTGGCCAATGAATTCCGCTGCTACACCAACTACGAGTCGACGCTCCTCTCGTAA
- the il17d gene encoding interleukin-17D produces the protein MFRSLVFRPWLVGNHSWGQNILSPFSLTGSQTGDFYATTKDSPVNRSFPPLFWRTFPEFSVLPSISTCTCKYSNLPVNLLCRETMMNRTCVLLLAVMLLWGDYCWGSKVSKVSRKMPRPRPCLDIPEEILEQMFGRLSVGVFSAFHHTLQLASVERLNMTCPSGRRLTADRKSRIPVNLLSISPWAYRVSHDPARYPRYIPEAYCLCKGCLNGPFGQESERYRSTPVYMPSVILRRTGSCIGGRHSYTESYISVPVGCTCVPLLEKDRQAPRTNQSLDSTKVKPGQKTFHTNPIRKNN, from the exons ATGTTCCGTTCATTGGTTTTCAGACCATGGTTGGTGGGAAATCACTCATGGGGACAGAATATTCTTTCCCCGTTCTCTCTGACTGGCAGCCAAACTGGAGACTTTTACGCAACCACGAAGGATTCTCCTGTGAATCGCAGTTTCCCCCCTCTGTTTTGGAGAACTTTCCCTGAGTTTTCTGTCCTCCCAAGTATCAGTACCTGTACCTGTAAGTACAGTAATTTACCTGTGAATCTTTTGTGCCGTGAGACAATGATGAATCGGACTTGCGTCCTGCTGCTGGCTGTGATGTTACTGTGGGGCGACTATTGCTGGGGATCAAAAGTTAGTAAGGTGTCCAGAAAGATGCCGCGGCCACGTCCATGCTTGGATATTCCAGAGGAAATTCTTGAACAGATGTTTGGGAGACTTTCGGTGGGAGTCTTTAGCGCCTTTCATCACACACTGCAGCTTGCATCAGTTGAGCGACTGAATATGACATGTCCCTCTGGTCGTCGCTTGACAGCGGACAGAAAGTCGCGCATTCCTGTGAATCTATTAAGTATTTCTCCTTGGGCATACAG GGTCTCCCACGACCCAGCGAGGTACCCACGTTACATCCCAGAGGCTTACTGCTTGTGTAAAGGATGCTTGAACGGTCCTTTCGGCCAGGAGAGCGAGCGCTACCGCAGTACTCCGGTCTACATGCCGTCCGTGATCTTGCGTCGCACGGGCTCGTGCATTGGTGGCCGTCACTCCTACACGGAGAGCTACATCTCGGTCCCGGTTGGGTGCACGTGCGTACCGTTGCTGGAAAAAGATAGGCAAGCACCGAGGACCAACCAAAGTCTGGACAGCACTAAAGTAAAGCCAGGCCAGAAGACGTTCCATACCAACCCCATTCGGAAGAACAActaa